A section of the Phaseolus vulgaris cultivar G19833 chromosome 8, P. vulgaris v2.0, whole genome shotgun sequence genome encodes:
- the LOC137825382 gene encoding protein LURP-one-related 15-like isoform X2, translated as MADQLSPPFGTPIIASHYCAPDSVHLIITRERSIGEKFTVTNSNGNIVFSVKSSIASIRRHMYLFDASGNPIVHLRGSIWCDSWKAFRGQSAEPRDLIFRREKSSLFQLRTKLCVPGK; from the exons ATGGCAGACCAGTTATCACCACCCTTTGGCACCCCCATCATCGCCTCTCACTACTGTGCTCCAG ATTCTGTTCATCTGATAATCACAAGGGAGAGGAGTATAGGTGAAAAATTCACTGTGACAAACAGCAATGGAAACATAGTTTTCAGTGTCAAGAGCAGTATTGCAAGCATCCGCAGACACATGTACTTGTTTGACGCTTCTGGAAATCCCATTGTTCATCTTCGCGGATCG ATTTGGTGTGATAGTTGGAAAGCATTTAGAGGTCAAAGTGCAGAACCTAGGGATTTGATCTTTAGAAGGGAAAAATCCTCATTATTTCAGCTAAGGACGAAACTATGTGTTCCTGGCAAATAA
- the LOC137825382 gene encoding protein LURP-one-related 15-like isoform X1 → MADQLSPPFGTPIIASHYCAPGPDSVHLIITRERSIGEKFTVTNSNGNIVFSVKSSIASIRRHMYLFDASGNPIVHLRGSIWCDSWKAFRGQSAEPRDLIFRREKSSLFQLRTKLCVPGK, encoded by the exons ATGGCAGACCAGTTATCACCACCCTTTGGCACCCCCATCATCGCCTCTCACTACTGTGCTCCAG GTCCAGATTCTGTTCATCTGATAATCACAAGGGAGAGGAGTATAGGTGAAAAATTCACTGTGACAAACAGCAATGGAAACATAGTTTTCAGTGTCAAGAGCAGTATTGCAAGCATCCGCAGACACATGTACTTGTTTGACGCTTCTGGAAATCCCATTGTTCATCTTCGCGGATCG ATTTGGTGTGATAGTTGGAAAGCATTTAGAGGTCAAAGTGCAGAACCTAGGGATTTGATCTTTAGAAGGGAAAAATCCTCATTATTTCAGCTAAGGACGAAACTATGTGTTCCTGGCAAATAA